In a single window of the Candidatus Gorgyraea atricola genome:
- a CDS encoding GTP-binding protein, with the protein MAKEKFQRTKPHVNIGTIGHVDHGKTTLTSSITMCLAAKGLA; encoded by the coding sequence ATGGCAAAGGAAAAATTCCAACGCACTAAACCACACGTAAATATCGGTACTATAGGTCACGTTGATCACGGTAAGACTACACTTACCTCGTCTATAACAATGTGCCTGGCAGCAAAGGGCCTTGCAG
- the mgtE gene encoding magnesium transporter, whose protein sequence is MKNNITKKVDVFALFLPEIKDRIQNRNFAQLKEIIKTIPSMDLAEGIKLLEGNEKVLVFKLLGPKMAIEVFENLPFEDQSFLLNNLKNEEISQILNEMASDERADLFKDLRPAVEKKLKNLMKKEEVDDLNRLLKYPEDTAGGLMTTELIELRPSMTARKALLSLQENYRPGQIKDINSVYITDDNHRLLGDVTLQILIIAAPDMLIKDVMTPVDWIKVNTDTPNTEVAKNFEKYDLLNMPVVDPENRLVGIITVDDVVDLMHKETTKEIYEIGKMTPEQGEEIRYAHVNSLGLVKRRAGWLMFLLVFDFLTGTVLKTFEHSLSRVVALTFFIPMLLDTGGNAGNQTSITIIRGLGTGDVTLKNTWKVVKVELIAALFMGAIVGTVAFGRAILLQQSPLLAVVVGVTMTSIVLLAICTGIFLPLVSKRFGLDPAVLAGPITTSIVDVIGLIIYFKIAHALLPALQTGLP, encoded by the coding sequence ATGAAGAATAATATCACCAAAAAAGTCGATGTGTTTGCGCTTTTTCTTCCTGAGATAAAGGATCGGATTCAGAACAGGAATTTTGCGCAGTTAAAGGAAATAATAAAGACTATTCCTTCAATGGATCTTGCAGAAGGTATCAAGCTTCTTGAGGGAAATGAGAAGGTCCTTGTCTTTAAACTCCTTGGTCCAAAGATGGCGATCGAGGTTTTTGAAAACCTGCCATTCGAAGACCAGTCATTCCTTTTGAATAATCTCAAGAACGAAGAGATTTCGCAGATCCTCAATGAGATGGCATCAGATGAACGAGCAGATCTTTTTAAGGATCTGCGGCCTGCTGTTGAAAAAAAATTAAAGAACCTCATGAAAAAGGAAGAGGTGGATGATCTTAACCGACTCCTTAAATATCCTGAGGATACTGCGGGCGGCCTGATGACAACAGAACTTATTGAGCTGCGGCCGTCAATGACTGCAAGGAAGGCGCTTCTGTCGCTACAGGAAAATTACAGGCCAGGCCAGATCAAGGATATAAATTCAGTATATATTACGGATGATAATCACAGGCTTTTGGGCGACGTGACACTTCAGATACTTATCATAGCAGCACCTGATATGCTTATAAAGGATGTGATGACGCCTGTTGATTGGATAAAGGTCAATACAGATACACCGAATACAGAGGTCGCGAAAAATTTTGAAAAATATGATCTGCTAAACATGCCTGTAGTGGATCCAGAAAATCGACTTGTCGGCATAATCACGGTCGATGACGTTGTGGATCTGATGCACAAAGAAACGACCAAAGAGATCTATGAAATAGGAAAGATGACACCCGAGCAGGGCGAAGAGATACGCTATGCCCATGTGAATAGCTTAGGGCTTGTCAAACGCAGGGCAGGCTGGCTCATGTTTCTTTTGGTCTTTGACTTTTTAACAGGCACAGTCCTTAAGACATTTGAACATTCACTGAGTAGAGTTGTTGCGCTTACATTCTTCATACCAATGCTTCTGGATACAGGCGGCAACGCTGGGAACCAGACATCCATCACCATTATCCGCGGATTAGGCACGGGCGATGTCACACTTAAGAATACATGGAAAGTGGTCAAGGTCGAGTTGATCGCGGCGTTATTCATGGGCGCCATAGTCGGCACAGTCGCGTTTGGCCGGGCGATTTTACTGCAGCAGTCTCCGTTATTGGCAGTAGTGGTCGGCGTGACAATGACTTCAATAGTTCTTTTAGCTATCTGTACTGGAATATTTCTCCCGCTCGTATCCAAAAGATTCGGGCTTGATCCAGCTGTCCTGGCAGGTCCGATTACCACCAGTATTGTCGATGTCATAGGCCTGATTATTTACTTCAAGATAGCCCATGCATTGCTCCCCGCATTACAGACGGGACTTCCTTAA
- a CDS encoding NAD(P)H-hydrate dehydratase, with protein sequence MKKRKKDSHKGDYGHVFILAGSRGLTGAAALCANAVLRSGAGLATLGIPASLSLVMARKLTEVMTCALPETRYGTLSLKAKKEILHQANDADIVILGPGLSQNKDTQRLIREIVASIKKPLVLDADALNAICSDVSILKKIKKAYIVTPHPGEMSRLIGKSTRYIQKNRLTIAKKFSNQHNAVVVLKGSETIVAEKNKAYVNKTGNPGMATAGSGDVLTGVIGGFLAQGLEPFDAARLAVHVHGLAGDLAAKEKGEAGLIAGDILEKVPEAIESGTRDPIRKSKISYGAGKRQGTRKAV encoded by the coding sequence GCCATGTGTTTATCCTTGCTGGCTCGCGAGGGCTTACAGGCGCGGCAGCATTGTGCGCGAACGCGGTTTTGCGCTCAGGCGCAGGACTTGCAACGCTTGGCATACCAGCGTCCCTGAGCCTTGTAATGGCCAGGAAGCTGACAGAGGTCATGACATGCGCGTTGCCCGAGACAAGGTACGGCACACTGTCCTTAAAGGCAAAAAAAGAGATATTGCATCAAGCTAACGATGCAGACATAGTAATTTTAGGCCCTGGTCTTTCTCAAAATAAAGATACACAGCGATTGATAAGGGAGATCGTCGCAAGCATCAAGAAACCCTTGGTTCTCGACGCTGATGCATTGAATGCAATTTGCAGCGATGTATCTATTTTGAAGAAAATAAAAAAAGCTTACATAGTTACGCCGCATCCAGGCGAGATGTCGAGGCTCATTGGCAAAAGTACGCGCTATATACAAAAAAACAGATTAACTATTGCAAAAAAATTCTCAAATCAACATAATGCTGTAGTAGTTTTAAAAGGCTCTGAAACAATTGTTGCAGAAAAGAATAAAGCTTACGTGAACAAGACCGGCAACCCTGGCATGGCAACTGCTGGAAGCGGCGATGTGCTTACAGGTGTTATCGGAGGATTTTTAGCGCAGGGCCTTGAACCTTTTGATGCTGCAAGACTGGCAGTCCATGTACATGGCCTTGCCGGCGACCTCGCAGCAAAAGAAAAAGGTGAAGCTGGGCTAATAGCAGGCGACATACTGGAGAAAGTTCCGGAGGCAATAGAGTCGGGGACAAGGGACCCCATACGAAAATCAAAGATTTCGTACGGGGCAGGCAAGAGACAAGGGACAAGGAAGGCTGTTTAA